Proteins encoded together in one Styela clava chromosome 12, kaStyClav1.hap1.2, whole genome shotgun sequence window:
- the LOC120329810 gene encoding uncharacterized protein LOC120329810 isoform X1, with the protein MLAIFLIVFCALPYIGQGASHSNWCTGRYDCGYGDRCIHRSRLCNGVRDCRRGQDELDCDMYCLNPVPMVTHTIYDRYLRPVNGRMLPVSKPVLNDVVEYTCEDGLFLTGEPPKCVENGMWSPHTLQCVVPCFGKLNPELISKYRLTCGSSCITTNECGTGMECFCDGPCFRVCVDPNITCRGAPDVRHATVNYTGSAIRKVARYSCDYGYYLAYGSGSLYCSGSGLWIGDEPICLPVKCGDPSTSIQETGGSVRFYGTHVKAVTKFRCPGDYIMLGGKNRTCLGNGKWSGPLTICDLRDRVERCPHPGVPINGRLIGDDFTIGSTVRFRCDFGYVLYGDEEQTCLWMKEWSGTGIAPTCVDSRYPHTAEDVIISAEIYFMFDVSESVLKRSKDLKYEIEFAKRLVKRMKRFKGIIHFGIMIFVTENVTMLNITESATRPKSTKQIFETLDRVYQEAACRNYEKKTRSKTAITYAMSQLEAVISWMNVLQENNENKRHVFIFTDGNYTEGYDPVSNRKRIERQFKPNIEFYSITACKSCHVENHAELLGFSSGRKGQNYIYLEDSHQLSSYLDKVTAVKFGSSQASLCEGPGRYNCGDGVCISRARLCNGVKDCRRGEDELDCAPVVCERNDEWRRENKYSCKRACSKKRSCRGDLKKCICDDECGLSCINPNSVCEDEPPTVEHAVYRNIRRTILTANGFKRLAIVDQVRPPYYLWDMITYTCERGRRLVGPLPRCGGHRRWTSDVPECVDMSCRNPVPYVRHTVYHRYSRPSNGRMLPVSNKTLPVLNDVVEYTCEDGLLLTGEPPECVENGMWSAHTLQCVDLRYPHTAGGVIINAEATEAHDIYFMFDVSESVLKRPKDVKDEIEFAKRLVTRMEGFNGKIHFGIMVFASENEWMLDITESATRPKSTKQILETLDRVYQEAARNNYEKKKRSRTAIHYALSRIEDMIAWLDIMHDENNKNKRHVFIFTDGNYTEGFDPAQKRKAIERQFKPNIEFYSVTACKNCHVAYHTELLEISSGENGENYIYIEDIYQLTSYLDKATDVIFDFAKCGQAGNVGSMKQQASLARSTGGEDAAENAWPWQVLLTHKSRTPERSLAKRKLIGGGSILNEKWILTAAHILEKNFKYPGWLKKYVVFVGIFNRPTTRYEKISSTIKMYSIGEYIPHEQYSNDEGNNFENDIALIKIGSEFDSNMQAIGVDKLTFGYYIRPICLPCTKTCLKKEQLVDEYGISLINDGMDDSQKCLKEEELLLDNDAKVVVTGFGHQNTSKMPIFRERFNPPKNLQQALLQIERKQTCEQRIEEIRIKAKLSSLKFSDNMICCKSGDPNEIIDACKGDSGGPVVREVKDFETGTSCWVQIGIVSFGYGCGSGYPGYYTNVARYIPWIRAKTEG; encoded by the exons ATGttagcaatatttttaattgttttttgtgCGCTACCGTATATTGGACAAG GAGCATCTCACAGTAATTGGTGTACAGGTAGATATGATTGTGGATACGGAGATAGATGCATACATAGATCTAGACTTTGCAACGGAGTGAGAGACTGCCGTCGTGGTCAAGACGAATTAGATTGCG atATGTATTGCCTAAATCCTGTCCCCATGGTCACGCATACAATATATGATCGTTATTTGAGACCGGTCAACGGAAGAATGTTGCCAGTTTCAAAGCCTGTCTTGAATGACGTTGTTGAATACACATGCGAAGATGGATTATTTCTCACGGGTGAACCTCCAAAATGTGTTGAAAATGGCATGTGGTCACCCCACACCTTGCAATGTGTTG tACCTTGCTTTGGGAAACTTAACCCGGAATTGATATCAAAATATCGTTTAACATGTGGAAGTAGTTGCATTACAACCAATGAATGTGGCACGGGTATggaatgcttttgtgatggaccTTGTTTTCGAGTTTGCGTTGATCCGA ATATTACCTGTCGTGGAGCACCCGATGTACGGCACGCTACCGTTAATTACACCGGATCTGCAATACGTAAAGTTGCCAGATATTCCTGTGATTACGGATATTACTTGGCCTATGGATCTGGCTCTCTTTACTGTTCAGGGTCGGGGTTGTGGATTGGAGACGAACCTATTTGCTTGC CTGTAAAATGTGGCGACCCAAGTACGAGCATACAGGAGACCGGAGGGTCAGTCAGATTTTACGGAACACATGTGAAAGCAGTAACAAAATTCCGATGTCCTGGGGATTATATAATGCTTGGAGGTAAAAACCGAACTTGTTTAGGAAATGGTAAATGGAGTGGACCACTGACAATATGTGATCTGCGAG ACAGAGTAGAACGGTGCCCTCATCCCGGAGTTCCAATCAATGGAAGACTAATAGGAGATGATTTTACAATCGGATCCACAGTCAGATTTCGTTGTGATTTCGGTTACGTTTTATATGGAGATGAAGAACAAACATGTTTATGGATGAAAGAATGGTCTGGAACTGGCATAGCTCCTACCTGCGTTG aTTCTAGATATCCTCATACTGCTGAAGACGTGATCATCAGCGCAGAAATTTACTTCATGTTCGATGTTTCAGAAAGCGTTCTGAAACGATCGAAAGATTTAAAATACGAAATAGAATTTGCAAAGCGACTTGTTAAACGG ATGAAAAGATTCAAGGGAATAATACATTTTGGAATAATGATTTTTGTAACTGAAAACGTGACGATGTTAAATATTACTGAAAGTGCAACTAGACCGAAAAGTACAAAGCAGATATTTGAAACATTAGACCGAGTCTACCAAGAAG CTGCTTGCAGAAATTACGAGAAAAAAACACGATCCAAAACAGCAATCACTTATGCCATGTCGCAACTTGAAGCAGTGATTTCATGGATGAACGTGCTCcaagaaaacaatgaaaataaaagacatgtTTTCATTTTCACCGACG GAAATTACACAGAAGGATATGATCCCGTCTCCAATAGAAAAAGAATAGAAAGGCAATTCAAACCGAATATTGAA TTCTACAGCATAACAGCTTGCAAGAGCTGCCACGTTGAAAATCATGCAGAATTGCTTGGGTTCTCATCTGGAAGAAAGggacaaaattatatttatttagaaGATTCTCATCAACTTTCGAGTTACCTTGATAAAGTTACCGCCGTAAAATTTG GATCATCTCAAGCATCCTTATGTGAGGGTCCGGGTAGATATAATTGTGGAGACGGAGTTTGCATATCTAGAGCCAGACTTTGCAACGGAGTAAAAGACTGCCGTCGGGGTGAAGACGAATTAGATTGCG CTCCAGTCGTTTGCGAAAGAAACGACGAATGGCGACGAGAAAACAAATATTCTTGCAAGCGAGCTTGTTCTAAAAAACGGAGCTGTAGAGGTGACCTAAAGAAATGTATATGTGATGACGAGTGTGGACTGAGTTGCATCAATCCAA ATTCAGTATGTGAAGACGAACCACCAACTGTAGAACACGCCGTGTACCGGAATATAAGGCGAACAATTTTAACCGCAAACGGTTTCAAGCGTCTAGCAATTGTCGATCAAGTAAGGCCTCCTTATTACTTGTGGGACATGATAACTTACACATGTGAACGTGGACGACGTTTAGTTGGCCCTCTACCGAGATGCGGTGGGCATCGACGTTGGACCAGTGATGTTCCGGAGTGCGTAG ATATGTCATGCCGAAATCCTGTCCCCTACGTAAGGCATACAGTATATCATCGGTATTCGAGACCGTCCAACGGAAGAATGTTGCCAGTGTCGAATAAGACACTTCCTGTCTTGAATGACGTGGTTGAATACACATGCGAGGATGGATTATTGCTCACGGGTGAACCTCCAGAATGTGTTGAAAATGGCATGTGGTCAGCCCACACCTTGCAATGTGTTG ATCTTAGATATCCTCATACTGCTGGAGGCGTGATCATCAACGCAGAAGCGACTGAAGCGCATGACATTTACTTCATGTTCGATGTTTCAGAAAGCGTTCTGAAACGGCCGAAAGATGTAAAAGACGAAATAGAATTTGCCAAGCGACTTGTTACACGG ATGGAAGGATTCAATGGAAAAATACATTTTGGAATAATGGTTTTTGCATCTGAAAATGAGTGGATGTTAGATATTACTGAAAGTGCAACTAGACCAAAAAGTACAAAGCAGATATTAGAAACTTTAGACCGAGTTTACCAAGAAG CTGCTCGCAACAATTACGAGAAGAAAAAACGATCCAGAACAGCAATCCATtatgccttgtcgcgaattgaaGACATGATTGCATGGTTGGACATAATGCACGacgaaaacaataaaaataaaagacatgtTTTCATTTTCACCGACG GAAATTACACAGAAGGATTTGATCCCGCCCAAAAAAGAAAAGCAATAGAAAGACAATTCAAACCGAATATTGAA TTTTACAGCGTAACAGCTTGCAAGAATTGCCACGTTGCATATCATACAGAATTGCTTGAAATTTCATCTGGAGAAAATGGAGAAAACTATATTTATATAGAAGATATTTATCAACTTACGAGTTACCTTGATAAAGCTACCGACGTAATATTTG ATTTTGCAAAATGCGGCCAAGCTGGTAACGTTGGAAGTATGAAACAGCAAGCTAGCTTAGCCAGATCAACTGGCGGAGAAGACGCCGCTGAAAATGCATGGCCATGGCAAGTTTTACTCACCCACAAATCAAGAACACCGGAAAGG agttTAGCGAAAAGAAAACTGATTGGTGGGGgttcaattttgaatgaaaaatggaTATTAACGGCAGCTCACATACTTGAGAAAAATTTTAAGTACCCTGGCTGGTTGAAGAAATATGTGGTATTTGTGG GGATATTCAATCGACCTACCACTCGCTATGAGAAAATCAGTTCTAccataaaaatgtattcaatcGGGGAATACATTCCGCACGAACAATATTCAAATGATGAGGGTAATAATTTCGAAAACGACATTGCTTTG ATAAAAATTGGATCAGAGTTTGATTCAAATATGCAGGCCATTGGTGTTGATAAGTTAACATTTGGATATTACATTCGTCCCATATGTCTACCTTGCACTAAAACATGCTTGAAAAAAGAGCAATTGGTGGATGAATATGGAATATCATTGATAAACGATGGAATGGACGATTCACAGAAATGTTTGAAAGAAG AGGAACTACTACTCGACAATGACGCAAAAGTTGTCGTAACCGGATTTGGACATCAGAATACCAGCAAAATGCCTATATTTCGAGAAAGGTTTAACCCACCAAAAAATCTACAACAGGCTTTACTTCAGATAGAAAGAAAACAAAC CTGTGAACAACGGATAGAAGAAATAAGAATTAAAGCAAAACTCAGCAGCTTAAAGTTTTCAGATAATATGATTTGTTGCAAATCTGGAGACccaaatgaaataattgatgCTTGTAAAGGAGACAGCGGCGGTCCAGTAGTGAGGGAA GTAAAAGATTTTGAGACTGGAACTTCTTGTTGGGTTCAAATAGGTATAGTAAGCTTTGGGTATGGATGTGGTTCAGGCTATCCGGGATATTACACAAATGTTGCAAGATACATTCCTTGGATTCGAGCAAAAACTGaaggataa
- the LOC120329810 gene encoding uncharacterized protein LOC120329810 isoform X2, with product MLAIFLIVFCALPYIGQGASHSNWCTGRYDCGYGDRCIHRSRLCNGVRDCRRGQDELDCDMYCLNPVPMVTHTIYDRYLRPVNGRMLPVSKPVLNDVVEYTCEDGLFLTGEPPKCVENGMWSPHTLQCVVPCFGKLNPELISKYRLTCGSSCITTNECGTGMECFCDGPCFRVCVDPNITCRGAPDVRHATVNYTGSAIRKVARYSCDYGYYLAYGSGSLYCSGSGLWIGDEPICLPVKCGDPSTSIQETGGSVRFYGTHVKAVTKFRCPGDYIMLGGKNRTCLGNGKWSGPLTICDLRDRVERCPHPGVPINGRLIGDDFTIGSTVRFRCDFGYVLYGDEEQTCLWMKEWSGTGIAPTCVDSRYPHTAEDVIISAEIYFMFDVSESVLKRSKDLKYEIEFAKRLVKRMKRFKGIIHFGIMIFVTENVTMLNITESATRPKSTKQIFETLDRVYQEAACRNYEKKTRSKTAITYAMSQLEAVISWMNVLQENNENKRHVFIFTDGNYTEGYDPVSNRKRIERQFKPNIEFYSITACKSCHVENHAELLGFSSGRKGQNYIYLEDSHQLSSYLDKVTAVKFGSSQASLCEGPGRYNCGDGVCISRARLCNGVKDCRRGEDELDCAPVVCERNDEWRRENKYSCKRACSKKRSCRGDLKKCICDDECGLSCINPNSVCEDEPPTVEHAVYRNIRRTILTANGFKRLAIVDQVRPPYYLWDMITYTCERGRRLVGPLPRCGGHRRWTSDVPECVDMSCRNPVPYVRHTVYHRYSRPSNGRMLPVSNKTLPVLNDVVEYTCEDGLLLTGEPPECVENGMWSAHTLQCVDLRYPHTAGGVIINAEATEAHDIYFMFDVSESVLKRPKDVKDEIEFAKRLVTRMEGFNGKIHFGIMVFASENEWMLDITESATRPKSTKQILETLDRVYQEAARNNYEKKKRSRTAIHYALSRIEDMIAWLDIMHDENNKNKRHVFIFTDGNYTEGFDPAQKRKAIERQFKPNIEFYSVTACKNCHVAYHTELLEISSGENGENYIYIEDIYQLTSYLDKATDVIFDFAKCGQAGNVGSMKQQASLARSTGGEDAAENAWPWQVLLTHKSRTPERSLAKRKLIGGGSILNEKWILTAAHILEKNFKYPGWLKKYVVFVGIFNRPTTRYEKISSTIKMYSIGEYIPHEQYSNDEGNNFENDIALIKIGSEFDSNMQAIGVDKLTFGYYIRPICLPCTKTCLKKEQLVDEYGISLINDGMDDSQKCLKEEELLLDNDAKVVVTGFGHQNTSKMPIFRERFNPPKNLQQALLQIERKQTCEQRIEEIRIKAKLSSLKFSDNMICCKSGDPNEIIDACKGDSGGPVVREV from the exons ATGttagcaatatttttaattgttttttgtgCGCTACCGTATATTGGACAAG GAGCATCTCACAGTAATTGGTGTACAGGTAGATATGATTGTGGATACGGAGATAGATGCATACATAGATCTAGACTTTGCAACGGAGTGAGAGACTGCCGTCGTGGTCAAGACGAATTAGATTGCG atATGTATTGCCTAAATCCTGTCCCCATGGTCACGCATACAATATATGATCGTTATTTGAGACCGGTCAACGGAAGAATGTTGCCAGTTTCAAAGCCTGTCTTGAATGACGTTGTTGAATACACATGCGAAGATGGATTATTTCTCACGGGTGAACCTCCAAAATGTGTTGAAAATGGCATGTGGTCACCCCACACCTTGCAATGTGTTG tACCTTGCTTTGGGAAACTTAACCCGGAATTGATATCAAAATATCGTTTAACATGTGGAAGTAGTTGCATTACAACCAATGAATGTGGCACGGGTATggaatgcttttgtgatggaccTTGTTTTCGAGTTTGCGTTGATCCGA ATATTACCTGTCGTGGAGCACCCGATGTACGGCACGCTACCGTTAATTACACCGGATCTGCAATACGTAAAGTTGCCAGATATTCCTGTGATTACGGATATTACTTGGCCTATGGATCTGGCTCTCTTTACTGTTCAGGGTCGGGGTTGTGGATTGGAGACGAACCTATTTGCTTGC CTGTAAAATGTGGCGACCCAAGTACGAGCATACAGGAGACCGGAGGGTCAGTCAGATTTTACGGAACACATGTGAAAGCAGTAACAAAATTCCGATGTCCTGGGGATTATATAATGCTTGGAGGTAAAAACCGAACTTGTTTAGGAAATGGTAAATGGAGTGGACCACTGACAATATGTGATCTGCGAG ACAGAGTAGAACGGTGCCCTCATCCCGGAGTTCCAATCAATGGAAGACTAATAGGAGATGATTTTACAATCGGATCCACAGTCAGATTTCGTTGTGATTTCGGTTACGTTTTATATGGAGATGAAGAACAAACATGTTTATGGATGAAAGAATGGTCTGGAACTGGCATAGCTCCTACCTGCGTTG aTTCTAGATATCCTCATACTGCTGAAGACGTGATCATCAGCGCAGAAATTTACTTCATGTTCGATGTTTCAGAAAGCGTTCTGAAACGATCGAAAGATTTAAAATACGAAATAGAATTTGCAAAGCGACTTGTTAAACGG ATGAAAAGATTCAAGGGAATAATACATTTTGGAATAATGATTTTTGTAACTGAAAACGTGACGATGTTAAATATTACTGAAAGTGCAACTAGACCGAAAAGTACAAAGCAGATATTTGAAACATTAGACCGAGTCTACCAAGAAG CTGCTTGCAGAAATTACGAGAAAAAAACACGATCCAAAACAGCAATCACTTATGCCATGTCGCAACTTGAAGCAGTGATTTCATGGATGAACGTGCTCcaagaaaacaatgaaaataaaagacatgtTTTCATTTTCACCGACG GAAATTACACAGAAGGATATGATCCCGTCTCCAATAGAAAAAGAATAGAAAGGCAATTCAAACCGAATATTGAA TTCTACAGCATAACAGCTTGCAAGAGCTGCCACGTTGAAAATCATGCAGAATTGCTTGGGTTCTCATCTGGAAGAAAGggacaaaattatatttatttagaaGATTCTCATCAACTTTCGAGTTACCTTGATAAAGTTACCGCCGTAAAATTTG GATCATCTCAAGCATCCTTATGTGAGGGTCCGGGTAGATATAATTGTGGAGACGGAGTTTGCATATCTAGAGCCAGACTTTGCAACGGAGTAAAAGACTGCCGTCGGGGTGAAGACGAATTAGATTGCG CTCCAGTCGTTTGCGAAAGAAACGACGAATGGCGACGAGAAAACAAATATTCTTGCAAGCGAGCTTGTTCTAAAAAACGGAGCTGTAGAGGTGACCTAAAGAAATGTATATGTGATGACGAGTGTGGACTGAGTTGCATCAATCCAA ATTCAGTATGTGAAGACGAACCACCAACTGTAGAACACGCCGTGTACCGGAATATAAGGCGAACAATTTTAACCGCAAACGGTTTCAAGCGTCTAGCAATTGTCGATCAAGTAAGGCCTCCTTATTACTTGTGGGACATGATAACTTACACATGTGAACGTGGACGACGTTTAGTTGGCCCTCTACCGAGATGCGGTGGGCATCGACGTTGGACCAGTGATGTTCCGGAGTGCGTAG ATATGTCATGCCGAAATCCTGTCCCCTACGTAAGGCATACAGTATATCATCGGTATTCGAGACCGTCCAACGGAAGAATGTTGCCAGTGTCGAATAAGACACTTCCTGTCTTGAATGACGTGGTTGAATACACATGCGAGGATGGATTATTGCTCACGGGTGAACCTCCAGAATGTGTTGAAAATGGCATGTGGTCAGCCCACACCTTGCAATGTGTTG ATCTTAGATATCCTCATACTGCTGGAGGCGTGATCATCAACGCAGAAGCGACTGAAGCGCATGACATTTACTTCATGTTCGATGTTTCAGAAAGCGTTCTGAAACGGCCGAAAGATGTAAAAGACGAAATAGAATTTGCCAAGCGACTTGTTACACGG ATGGAAGGATTCAATGGAAAAATACATTTTGGAATAATGGTTTTTGCATCTGAAAATGAGTGGATGTTAGATATTACTGAAAGTGCAACTAGACCAAAAAGTACAAAGCAGATATTAGAAACTTTAGACCGAGTTTACCAAGAAG CTGCTCGCAACAATTACGAGAAGAAAAAACGATCCAGAACAGCAATCCATtatgccttgtcgcgaattgaaGACATGATTGCATGGTTGGACATAATGCACGacgaaaacaataaaaataaaagacatgtTTTCATTTTCACCGACG GAAATTACACAGAAGGATTTGATCCCGCCCAAAAAAGAAAAGCAATAGAAAGACAATTCAAACCGAATATTGAA TTTTACAGCGTAACAGCTTGCAAGAATTGCCACGTTGCATATCATACAGAATTGCTTGAAATTTCATCTGGAGAAAATGGAGAAAACTATATTTATATAGAAGATATTTATCAACTTACGAGTTACCTTGATAAAGCTACCGACGTAATATTTG ATTTTGCAAAATGCGGCCAAGCTGGTAACGTTGGAAGTATGAAACAGCAAGCTAGCTTAGCCAGATCAACTGGCGGAGAAGACGCCGCTGAAAATGCATGGCCATGGCAAGTTTTACTCACCCACAAATCAAGAACACCGGAAAGG agttTAGCGAAAAGAAAACTGATTGGTGGGGgttcaattttgaatgaaaaatggaTATTAACGGCAGCTCACATACTTGAGAAAAATTTTAAGTACCCTGGCTGGTTGAAGAAATATGTGGTATTTGTGG GGATATTCAATCGACCTACCACTCGCTATGAGAAAATCAGTTCTAccataaaaatgtattcaatcGGGGAATACATTCCGCACGAACAATATTCAAATGATGAGGGTAATAATTTCGAAAACGACATTGCTTTG ATAAAAATTGGATCAGAGTTTGATTCAAATATGCAGGCCATTGGTGTTGATAAGTTAACATTTGGATATTACATTCGTCCCATATGTCTACCTTGCACTAAAACATGCTTGAAAAAAGAGCAATTGGTGGATGAATATGGAATATCATTGATAAACGATGGAATGGACGATTCACAGAAATGTTTGAAAGAAG AGGAACTACTACTCGACAATGACGCAAAAGTTGTCGTAACCGGATTTGGACATCAGAATACCAGCAAAATGCCTATATTTCGAGAAAGGTTTAACCCACCAAAAAATCTACAACAGGCTTTACTTCAGATAGAAAGAAAACAAAC CTGTGAACAACGGATAGAAGAAATAAGAATTAAAGCAAAACTCAGCAGCTTAAAGTTTTCAGATAATATGATTTGTTGCAAATCTGGAGACccaaatgaaataattgatgCTTGTAAAGGAGACAGCGGCGGTCCAGTAGTGAGGGAA GTATAG